TGTTCTTCTTTTTTTACAATAGGAGCCTTAAATTTAGGCTTGAACCCGGCAGGTTTTGCAACTGCTGTTTCAGTTTTTGCTTCGATGGCAATCGCTTCTGCTTTATCAACGGTTTTTTCTCCTTTAAATAATTCTTTTAATCTTATTTCTTCTTCAGCAGATAAAGGATAAGAATGACGTAGCTTATTGAACCAATATTTTTTGGTATGGTCGAAACTTTTTTCTCCCATAAGAGCGTAATGACTTTTGAATTGATCAAAAAGGTTCGGTTCGGCATTACGTAACAGTGCCAAATCAATTTTTTTCTTCAAAAAGAACTCTTCAAAAACCATTTTTATATAGCTATTTCTACGTTAAGATTTTTCCAAATAATTTTTTTGCCATCTTTACTAAGCTCCCAGTTTTGTTTCTCTTCTTCACTGGCGTTTTTTAACTGAGGATGCCACAATAAAGGGAATGCTGTTTCTTTACCGTCTTCTAATTCAATAACTAATGTATCATCATTAAAAGTAACCTTTAATTCATGGTCTTTTCTTCTTGTACTAACAATTCCCATATCTATAAAAAATTATTCAGCCATGTTATGATAAACCGCCTGAACGTCGTCGTCTTCCTCCAGTTTATCCAATAATTTCATGATATCTGCAGCTTGCTCTTCGTTCACTTCTGCGTAAGATAACGGAATTCTTTCCAGTTTAGCCTGTTTAATCTCGATTCCTTTTTCTTCTAAAGCTTTTTGCATTTTGCCAAAATCTTCAAATCCTGCATGTATAACAGCTAAATCATTACCTTCTTCATCTGCTTCAACATAAATTTCCTCTAAACCAAAATCGATTAATTCTAATTCCAATTCTTCTAAATCTAAATCGCCTGGAGCAAATCGGAAAGTTGATACTCTTTTAAAGATGAAATCCAGAGAACCGGTTTTGCCTAAAGTTCCGTTGCTTTTGTTGAAGTAACTTCTAACATTCGCAACAGTTCTGTTCGTGTTATCTGTAGCTGTTTCTACTAAAACTGCCACGCCATTAGGACCGTATCCTTCGTATACAACTTCATCATAATTAGCTGTCGATTTATCACTAGCCCTTTTTATAGCTGCTTCAACACGGTCTTTAGGCATGTTTACAGCTTTAGCATTCTGAATAGCAGTTCTTAATCTGGAGTTGTTTTCTGGATGAGGGCCACCTTCTTTTACCGCAATTACGATATCTTTTCCAATACGTGTGAACTGAACGGCCATTTTGGCCCAACGTTTAAATTTTCTTTCTTTTCTAAACTCGAATGCTCTTCCCATTTGTTATTTTCTATAGAGAGATCTTATTTATCTCTTTGTACATCAAAATTAAAAGCTCTGAATTGAGCGATGTAAAATTAAGAAAAAAGCAAAAGCATTTGTGGCTTTTTTAGATTAATGAATCTAATAGCAGAATTTATTGTCTACTAACCACGCTAAAAGCCGTTTTATAATTCTTCCGCTTTCCGAATAAATCAAATAATTCGGCATGTAAGATGTAAATGCCCGTTTTAACACGGTTTTGAGTTAAGTCAAAACCATCCCATAGCCATGTTCCGGAAGAGCTTACCGCCTCGTTGTTAATGATTTTTTTAATCAGACGTCCTTCATCATTATATACACTTACATTCGCTACATAATTGTTTTGGTCTAACTGGTAATTAATACTTAAAAGATCATTGGTGCCGTCGTTATCTGGTGAAAGAACTTTGGTGGAGAGCGCAATCCCGTCAGAAGAAGTTGCATTTTGTGCCATGTTTTGAGAATTTTTATATGCTGGAGTAGAAAAACCGACACTAGCAGTTGCCGAACGGAAATTACCAGGTTTGTTTGTGTCTTCATTAAAAAAAGTTCTTTCCAGAGAAACGCCCTTTTCTTCTTTCAATAGCGCAAAATGCATGTTTCGATCGTAATTCAGCTGGTCAATTCTATTTTTATCTTTATCTAGTAGAACGACGGTACCCTTATCATTATTAAAAGAAGGTAAAGCAGAAACCTTAATGAAATTATCAGGATTAGTAGTGAAATATTCAAGCTGAATATTTTCTGGGTCAGTGGTAATAACCCAATATGTACCGGGTTTGAAAAGCATAGTGTTTGCGCTAATTGTTTTTATATTTATTACGGAATCTTTAGCATTAGCACCGGCGATAAATAGCTCTCTAAAATCAAAAGTTTCATCCGAATGATTATAAAGTTCTACAAATTCTTTGCCGCCAGCTCGCGGATTGAATAAAATTTCATTAATCAGGATTTTGCCTTTTTGTGGATTTGAAGGAACTATGAGTTCCGATTCCAGATTGGTTAACTTTGTAACCCCACAATCGCAGATTTCAAGACTTTTCATTAAGAACGATTGTCCTCTGACAAGACCATTTTTATAAATAAGTTCAACCGAGCTGAATTCTGGCGCAACTACTTTTACGAGGTCCGGCTTACCAATTTTACTTATATAATTATCTGCAGAGATAGCTTTTAAACTATCTATAGCTTTGTTAAAAACCAGTACAACTGTAGAATCATCTTTGAAAAATAGGGAAGACAGAGATAAGGGAGCAGACGAAATGTTCGATTTATAGATCGAATTTGATTTTCC
This genomic interval from Pseudopedobacter saltans DSM 12145 contains the following:
- a CDS encoding DUF2442 domain-containing protein, with translation MGIVSTRRKDHELKVTFNDDTLVIELEDGKETAFPLLWHPQLKNASEEEKQNWELSKDGKKIIWKNLNVEIAI
- a CDS encoding YebC/PmpR family DNA-binding transcriptional regulator, which produces MGRAFEFRKERKFKRWAKMAVQFTRIGKDIVIAVKEGGPHPENNSRLRTAIQNAKAVNMPKDRVEAAIKRASDKSTANYDEVVYEGYGPNGVAVLVETATDNTNRTVANVRSYFNKSNGTLGKTGSLDFIFKRVSTFRFAPGDLDLEELELELIDFGLEEIYVEADEEGNDLAVIHAGFEDFGKMQKALEEKGIEIKQAKLERIPLSYAEVNEEQAADIMKLLDKLEEDDDVQAVYHNMAE